The genomic stretch CCAGGGAGCAGGAGGCGAGCGCGTTAGCGTCGAGCAAAATCTTTGGCGCGCACCTGCCGCCTGCAGAGGTAGAGAAAAAGCAAACAGAGCGGCCAAGTTGTTCGAGATTGAGTACTTGGATTGGACTCGCAACGGTATAGTACATGCCGCACTACCTCTGTTAGGCATGTCACGAAACAACGCGTAACGCGCTGCTTGAGATTTCTCTCTGGCCAACTATGATCCATCATCATTTCCATCCATCTATCCAGTTTCATCGCTCATCCTTCACCGCTGTACCAAATTGTATTTATCTCTTTCCAATCGTCTACATGCACTGTAATTCATGCTCATCTTGCCGTCCAGGTGATTTGTAAAAAAATTGTAGCATCCTGATTTACTCTTTTTGATAATGTTACATAGCTCATTGCTCGGTGTACGCATACGGTAATTATATAAATATAACAGGCACTATGAATGCGCAATAGATGCTTTACCATCAGCAGAATCTATAAAAATGAACTTCTCTTCACGACTAGTCTCTGATTATTGCTTTATGATAGATCCTTCACGGACCTTCTGGGTCGATTGCActccccccctcccccccatACACACATCCTTACGGGAAGTTTTATCTATCTCATCATCCACATCAAATACAATTGATCTCAAAGTGCGTTCCATCTCTTCATAGTCGTCGAACGGTGGGATAAACAAAATATGTTGGGGGACATCATCATCCCTCACTGGCAAAGCCCCCCGTTTGAGCTTGTTCCCTGGAACACTAACTCGCTGGATGCCCCCGTCTGGGGTTTTCATAATTTTGATCAGGTCTGTCGCGGGTACACGCACGCTGCCCGTTACGTAGACAAATATTGCTTGTTGTCCTTCAGGAGCCCAGGAGCTGGCAATTTTCCAGAACCAATCCAGATGGATATCGGATTCGGAAGAGACTGAAGATGCATTGACTGCTGTGGAGTCCTTGTCGCTGCCCGTTCCAATTTTTTCATCGGATATGGTGTACGTTGCACAGTACTCTCTAGAAGAAAGTACTCGTCAGAACAGCAGAAAGGTAAATGAAGATTATTCTCCCGCTTACTTGTGAAGTGTGGTCACTCCTCCAAATAGCCGTTCCAGTTCAATTAGGGAATACCCCTTCAATGACCGGCGGTCTATCACATCATAGAAACCACGGAGAAACGAGCCCTGGGGGTCGGTTATATAACTGTGACTGGACATCTGAGCGTTTTGTTCAGTAATGGCGCCATTGCAGCTTAGATTGCGATGTAAGATTGTGATCAATCTAGGGTCCACCAAGTATCCATGGAAGACTGCCATGCCATAAATCCACCCGACGTAAGTAAagactttgaagaaactgggTGTACTGAATGATGTGTTGATTTCTAAAAACCCGTTACCGTCTAGCACGAAGAACCCAAGGCGAGGCTCGAACAAAACATCTAGCAGCAAATTAAGCCATTCTCTGAAGTAACAATCCGATGAAGATAAGCTAAGGTTACATTCTTCGCAAACTGTTATATGCTTACTGGACAGGCTCTTCGCAATCCGGATCATCCTTAAACGTGACATGAGGATAGCGACGCAAAATATTCCTTGGTTTCTTGATTTTGCTGAGCACTGAAAAGGTGTCTGGGACAATGTAGCCCTTTCGAATTCTAATTTCAAAGACTCCTCGCCGAGTTTTGTTACAATGTTTCCTGTTCAGAAATAAAACCTTGCGCATATACATAGACAACGGGTCTGTCGAGAACGTCGTTTGCCTAGGGTCATCCCACGTCGTGGTTCTACTGCTATGGTCAACAAAATACGGCCTGCACTTATGGTCGTATCGCTTTTCCCATCCGGATGGAAGTCTTGGGTCGGTCCATGTTGTAGTCTGAGTGATGTGATCAATGAAATATATCTGGGAACTTTCGGTTACTCCAATCGCCCATCCAGGAGGCAACTCTTCAAGGTCTGGATTTTCCTTGGAAACATCGGAGGCCATCGGCGTACCTTTCCATAGGGTGGTTCTGGTGTGATGATTGGCATAAAATCTGCGATTTGTGCCGTCTATGCAAAGTACCCACCCAGTGGGTAGAGGTACATTGTCTGAGTTGGGGGACATGTTGTTGTCAAGTGACGATAGCAAGGAAGTTTTATCTGCGTAAACGGGCATTGGATCTGATCCTTCTACATGCATTCTTGTACCGGGTTTCCGCTTTTTTGGAAATTGTGCCTGCGAAAATCCCTTTGAACGAAGTCGAGGCCATGTGAAGATAAAACGTAGGCCGCAACCACTCAACCCAACGGCTACACGTATTAGTGGCCGCTTGAATCGAGAACTGGAGCTACGTTTTGATGATCCAAGTTGTAGCATGAAGGATGGAACAATACTATGTGTGGACTGATTCACTTGGGTTAAATAGGTAGAAAGGCTATATGTAAGAGCCACTTGAACTTTGATATATTCATAGCAGATTTGTTGAACACCGATATGGCGGTGTGCATCGCCAGTCGTGAGCCCCGATCGCTGGCGGCCAGGAGATGTAAGAACAGTGACTCGTCCCAACTCGTCTTTCTGAGATGATATCAGTATGATAGATTCCAAAATTAGATTATTATTCATCTATTCATTGTACAGTCCTGTGTAAGAAAGACTGCTGCGAGGAGGTCTAACACGTCTGAGTATGGATGTTAACTATCAGTGCGTTAAATAATCCAAGGAAAGTCACATACATCATATAAGTTTGAACATTGATAAAATAACCATAAACATCACGAAAAAGAGCCCGAAGAAAACGAACAGTCCAAGGGCAGAAACAATGATTGCGCCGACTATGCTTCCAAAATTCCAGATTTTGGTTCGACTATCATATATTGCGTATGACAATCCAACTAGGACACCTAGATACATCAGACAGACCACAAGCGCTAGGAGATGACCACAATGTGGACCGTGTACTTGAATGTAGTTCGGAGGGCTACATCAGAAATTTTCAGCGAGTTCAATCTCCGACGAAGATGGGGAATTACCTACAAGGTAAAGACCAATCATTTAGATGTTTGAATCGCCTCCGATTTGTTTCCCTCAGGTTTGTATCAAAGATTGATACGGATTTTAAAATGGAATGTAGCCTCAAGGCCAACATGAACACCATTCTAAACAAAGCATGCTTCAAAGCGTTGTAGAGGTATGTAGCCAATGATACCAATTTGCCCATGATAGGTGGTGGAATTATACGAAGTGACCGCCGGAGTAAGATAAACCCAAAGTATACGAAGATTAGAACAAAAGGCTGACGCAAATAAGCGCATGGAGTGGTAAAAGCCAGAACGAAAGACAAATTCTTTGGAGTCCTTGGAATCATGGCGACTGGGCTTTTCCAAGATATCCGGGCTTCCCCAAACATAGTAGAACCCGAACACCGATATTCCCAAGATACATGCCAAAGAAATAGTTATGCCAATGCTTGACATTAATCCTGGGTGTTAGATTAGAATAAGTATGAAAAGAATTTGCGCAATTAAAAACGAAACAACGCAGGGCATCAACTTACCAAGCGATAAGGCACGTTTTCGGTCGTAAAGATAGAATGAGGGCCATATTCGAGCGTTGTTGTTATATTCATAGAGTCCAAGAATATAAAATCTGTTGTATCAAATTGCTGAGATTTCCCAAGTTTGCTGCAATTGAAAAATTCACCCACATTGTGGTTGTAGGCACGGCGAATGTCCAGTCCATCCAATTCATAACGACTGACTGATTAGTAAAATACGCCAGCATTGCCTTCGACAGTCCAAATGTCGACACAGTTGTGCACACAAGAAGTTGATAATAAGTGAATAATGGGTGCGATGCATACGCATGAAGATCATGTACACATTCCTTAGAAGAGTATCTTGGCCGCTTAAAAGTGAACAAGAACTCGAAGGTTGACCATACACAGTTCAAGCTTTCTACTTCGAAAAACCAAGCAAGACAGTTTGGGAGGTTTGATTGGCCTCGATCGATGGAGTCGTAGGAGCTCACACTAAAAAAGCTGTTATAGACCATGAATGTCAGAAATCCTTGAAATTGATAATACAGCGTTTGATACCACCACCTACATTGTAGCGATAACAGTCCCTGCCGCCCATTCGAGAGTAGTCGATATGAAAGTGTTTCCAGTTTGAAACGATATCGCCTTTGCCGTTCCGAAGGCGATCGTCGTCGTGATCACGGATAAACGATACGCAGAGACTTTTGGGTGCCAGCGACCATCATCTTGGTTGTATGCCGCCGATTCTGACGGTGTATTGTCTCCAACGTTGTCGATGAGTAAAGTCATGTTGCCGTTAGGCGCCTTTGCAGCGTTGTTTGTTCCTTTAATATTGCAATGCTTCAGCGAGCTCCAAGCCATAGCGCCTGATCCGACCGTataggaagagaaaaagagttAACAAGGAGCTGGTGGCGGTCGGTGACATATGTAGCCTTGAAAGCATGTCATTTCTGTAGCCCCGATTAGTCTGCTGTCTGCTGTCCAAGTATGACTTTCCAAGTATGAAGAGAAGATATAAGGGGCTGTGACCAAGTAGACGTGCAAAAGACCATTAATCAATAGTATGCGAGTGTGTGTCTCTGTGTGGCGAGGTTCATAGGTTTTATAGGTTTTTGGTACGTTCAGATTTGTGGTTTaagcaagaaacaaaaacacCTTCGGGTTGGACAACAAGCCCCCCTAAAAAGGAAATAACCGCGGAAAGGCCTCAGGGGTACATGAAAGCTAGTAGCGGGGTTTTGGCGGGGTTGTAGCATAAATTTAGATGGCTGGGACTGAGAACACTGATACTTTGGGCGTGAACAAAAGTACAAGTTAATTCATCCTTGTATCTGGCTCCCTCAAAGTACGACCAAATTTGACCAGCCTCGAGCCGTGATTTCCAACACTGCTGGCAGTGGATTCTAACTGTTAGCGTTGTGAAATCGTCGAAACAACTCAGCGCATCTGCTATTGGACAGTAACTGTGTCCTCTGAGTTGTGTGGTCTCCCGATACAAAATCAGCAATGAAAATATAAAGTTCTTTCAGAATGAACAATGAAGACCATATGTTGCTTCAAATAGGCATGTATGCAAGTTCCATGATATGATGATAGTAAAGTCGTGTCGAGTTTAAAGCCTCTCTATATCAGCTATATGCTGATTATTCTGTAGTATCTGGATCACGCTAAGAAACAATTGACCATGAGTGCCCATCATTGTCATAAAGAACAAACCACTTACCCAGCTACAATCAACTATGGAAGATATCAGACAATTTTCCATCTCCTCATAGCTGTTAAACGGAGGTATGAACAGAATGTGCTCCGGAGCATCATCATACTTTCTGGGAACGGAGCGTTCTGTATTCCCCAGAATGGTTACGCGTTGAATGTCGCCGTCCGGGGCTTTCATCACTTTTATCTGGTCTGTAACAGGAACGCGTTCCAGGCCTGTCAGGAATACAAAAAGCGCATGCTGGCGTTCAGGTGTCCAGGACTTCGTGATTGCCCAAAACCACTCGAGGTGGATGTCAGGTTCGGAGGAGCCTTCGATAGTTTCATCGGCAATGGTATACGTCGAACATCGGTCCCTGGACATTATTGTTGGTATACAATTCCAAAACTTCAGCTTTCAGAAAACTTACTTCTCCAGGACGGTTATTCCGCCAAAAACTTGTTCAACCTCGGCTTGAGAATATCCTATAAACGAACGTCGGCCTATCAGATCATAAAATCCGTCAAGTAATGAATGTCTTTGTTTAGATGTGTTGGTAGTGTCAGAAGTGTCTTTGGGGTTATCGGATGTCCCACACAGAGAAGGATAGAAGAGCGGCACAAGTTTAGGGTCTAGTAGGTACCCATGAAAAATAGCCAGTCCGTGAAGCTGGCCAATGAACTTGAAGTAATTCAGATAATCCGGTATTGTAGTACTGGATGAGGGATTGATCTTCAACTGCCCTGTGGATCCGTCCGGAAGGAAGAAACCAAGGTCTGGATGGAAAAATGTATCTAGCAACAGGTCTAACCAAGTACTGTTAGAACGAGATGAGTATTCTACACGAAGTTTGGGGGTCTGAGACTGACTTCACCGGATTTCTACACATCAAGTCGTCCTCGAATACGACGGATGGACGTCGTCTTAGATCCGCAAGCGACCTCAATTTACTGAAGATCGAGAAACTGTCCTGAACGATACGGCTCT from Psilocybe cubensis strain MGC-MH-2018 chromosome 2, whole genome shotgun sequence encodes the following:
- a CDS encoding E3 ubiquitin-protein ligase Nedd-4, whose amino-acid sequence is MNNNLILESIILISSQKDELGRVTVLTSPGRQRSGLTTGDAHRHIGVQQICYEYIKVQVALTYSLSTYLTQVNQSTHSIVPSFMLQLGSSKRSSSSRFKRPLIRVAVGLSGCGLRFIFTWPRLRSKGFSQAQFPKKRKPGTRMHVEGSDPMPVYADKTSLLSSLDNNMSPNSDNVPLPTGWVLCIDGTNRRFYANHHTRTTLWKGTPMASDVSKENPDLEELPPGWAIGVTESSQIYFIDHITQTTTWTDPRLPSGWEKRYDHKCRPYFVDHSSRTTTWDDPRQTTFSTDPLSMYMRKVLFLNRKHCNKTRRGVFEIRIRKGYIVPDTFSVLSKIKKPRNILRRYPHVTFKDDPDCEEPVQEWLNLLLDVLFEPRLGFFVLDGNGFLEINTSFSTPSFFKVFTYVGWIYGMAVFHGYLVDPRLITILHRNLSCNGAITEQNAQMSSHSYITDPQGSFLRGFYDVIDRRSLKGYSLIELERLFGGVTTLHKEYCATYTISDEKIGTGSDKDSTAVNASSVSSESDIHLDWFWKIASSWAPEGQQAIFVYVTGSVRVPATDLIKIMKTPDGGIQRVSVPGNKLKRGALPVRDDDVPQHILFIPPFDDYEEMERTLRSIVFDVDDEIDKTSRKDVCMGGRGGVQSTQKVREGSIIKQ
- a CDS encoding E3 ubiquitin-protein ligase RSP5, whose protein sequence is MPESSTKARHDREPSSSPPKHVSGSQDPRTQLNPMGVHEEGLPRGWEIALDSKGRKYYIDHNTGTTTWTRPPYDGSSAYPEDSPLPAGWVCRIDSKGRKYYVDHNTRTTTWIHPPPFDVVEEIEGLGPLPPGWEIRVVPGKMSTYFVDHNTRTTTWEDPRRKLDVTDPFSKLRRKVLYLNSRHRLKLQPGVFEIRVKKSRIVQDSFSIFSKLRSLADLRRRPSVVFEDDLMCRNPVNTWLDLLLDTFFHPDLGFFLPDGSTGQLKINPSSSTTIPDYLNYFKFIGQLHGLAIFHGYLLDPKLVPLFYPSLCGTSDNPKDTSDTTNTSKQRHSLLDGFYDLIGRRSFIGYSQAEVEQVFGGITVLEKDRCSTYTIADETIEGSSEPDIHLEWFWAITKSWTPERQHALFVFLTGLERVPVTDQIKVMKAPDGDIQRVTILGNTERSVPRKYDDAPEHILFIPPFNSYEEMENCLISSIVDCSWRDPDTTE